One genomic window of Opitutia bacterium includes the following:
- a CDS encoding DUF1501 domain-containing protein, protein MNNPHPFLPSTRREFLKYTSRGIGLLAFSRFAPSFIVESVAAEAPVAEKDRTILVLVQLAGGNDGLNTVVPFADPNYRRLRPSLGLAQADLLPVTDGIALHKACAPLHALLKDGKLGIVQNVGYPNPNRSHFRSTEIWETAADSDKTLATGWLGRYFDNACAGTPAGTPCAVSIGNEVPQAFLSEQNHATFNLAAGARGSRGSRENLALLEHMLQRPAASAGNHDDHEHDNTSYLRHTMMDALVTEKRFQQILADYRPGAEYPGNAFAGSLRNVAALIAAGNSTRVYYVSLGGFDTHANQAGQHAQLLKQLSEGLAAFQRDLESKKLDGQVLTMTFSEFGRRPSENESKGTDHGTAAPLFVLGSHVKSGLHGTAPSLAVEHNQDLTFSTDFRTVYATVLDRWLACDSQKILGTKFAPLTFV, encoded by the coding sequence ATACACCAGCCGCGGCATCGGCCTGCTCGCGTTCAGCCGCTTCGCCCCGTCGTTCATCGTCGAGTCCGTCGCCGCCGAGGCGCCGGTCGCGGAAAAGGACCGCACGATTCTCGTCCTTGTCCAGCTCGCCGGCGGCAACGACGGCCTGAACACCGTCGTCCCCTTCGCCGACCCGAACTACCGTCGCCTCCGCCCCAGCCTCGGCTTGGCACAGGCCGATCTGCTGCCCGTCACCGACGGCATCGCGCTGCATAAGGCCTGCGCGCCGCTCCACGCGTTGCTCAAGGACGGCAAGCTCGGCATCGTGCAAAACGTCGGCTACCCCAACCCGAACCGCTCGCACTTCCGCTCGACCGAGATCTGGGAGACCGCCGCCGATTCCGACAAGACGCTCGCGACCGGCTGGCTCGGCCGCTATTTCGACAACGCCTGCGCCGGCACACCGGCCGGCACGCCGTGCGCCGTCAGCATCGGCAACGAGGTGCCGCAAGCCTTCCTCAGCGAGCAAAACCACGCGACCTTCAACCTCGCCGCCGGCGCCCGCGGCAGCCGCGGCTCGCGCGAAAATCTCGCACTGCTCGAGCACATGCTCCAACGCCCGGCCGCCAGCGCGGGCAACCACGACGACCACGAGCACGACAACACGAGCTACCTGCGCCACACGATGATGGACGCGCTCGTCACCGAGAAACGTTTCCAGCAGATCCTCGCCGATTACCGGCCCGGCGCCGAGTATCCCGGCAACGCCTTCGCCGGCTCGCTGCGCAACGTCGCCGCCCTCATCGCCGCCGGCAACTCCACCCGCGTTTACTACGTCTCGCTCGGCGGCTTCGACACCCACGCCAACCAAGCCGGCCAGCACGCGCAGCTCCTCAAGCAACTCAGCGAAGGACTCGCCGCCTTTCAACGCGACCTCGAGAGCAAGAAGCTCGACGGGCAAGTGCTGACGATGACGTTCTCCGAATTCGGCCGCCGCCCGAGCGAAAACGAAAGCAAAGGCACCGACCACGGCACCGCCGCGCCGCTCTTCGTGCTCGGCTCGCACGTGAAGTCCGGCCTGCACGGCACCGCCCCGAGTCTCGCGGTCGAGCACAACCAGGATCTCACCTTCTCGACCGACTTCCGCACCGTCTACGCGACCGTCCTCGACCGCTGGCTCGCCTGCGACTCCCAGAAAATCCTCGGCACGAAGTTCGCCCCGCTCACCTTCGTCTGA